A genome region from Maridesulfovibrio salexigens DSM 2638 includes the following:
- a CDS encoding glycosyltransferase family 9 protein codes for MSKRPILVLQMQRMGDLILSFPLFLWLERTYPGHPIWVVAEEKFFRPLMPISPRVTYFPWEGVQVLRQNKYELIVNLSIRSQAANLAGELQSEAKLGPVASKDGVTHILGNWQLYRASVVENNRHNLFHWADLNALDCVPLSHLASTRWPQPRTLHKESNRIGIFLGASEEAKRPSVRFWADLCTELLGKGLRPVLFGGPMERGIGQEVARMCKGPVLDMSGKLKLGELIAVGQSLQLFITPDTGPMHLAAWSGLKVLNLSMGNVNPWETGPYQNDHFVLRSTMSCALGCWSCTRDQLYCHTPFTPSRIAVAAKRIIVEDRASLQKINMPGLRMSLTARNADGLYHLNQLSGSRAQAGDLLGKFWQQYFGAVFGLWSTDGPNRAWAEFAAQKTELAGKMSKHLPLLGKEFSRGLARSAPLNDSFWNSCPLILRQFTGFIQLFLQNNDYSRESWIRVLSYYEQLAAILSSS; via the coding sequence ATGTCTAAACGTCCGATACTTGTTCTTCAGATGCAGCGCATGGGGGATTTGATTCTCTCTTTTCCGCTTTTTCTCTGGTTGGAAAGAACCTATCCCGGCCATCCTATCTGGGTGGTGGCCGAGGAAAAATTTTTCCGTCCTCTTATGCCGATCAGTCCGAGAGTCACCTACTTCCCTTGGGAAGGTGTTCAGGTTCTGCGTCAGAATAAGTATGAGTTGATTGTTAACCTGAGTATCCGCAGTCAGGCTGCAAACCTTGCCGGAGAGTTACAGTCTGAAGCTAAGCTCGGTCCTGTGGCATCCAAGGACGGGGTAACTCATATCCTGGGTAACTGGCAGCTTTACCGGGCCAGCGTAGTCGAGAATAATCGCCATAATCTTTTTCACTGGGCGGATTTGAATGCTTTGGATTGTGTCCCTTTAAGTCATCTCGCCAGTACCAGATGGCCTCAGCCGCGTACTCTGCATAAGGAGTCCAATCGGATCGGTATTTTTCTGGGAGCAAGCGAGGAGGCCAAGCGGCCTTCGGTCCGGTTCTGGGCTGACTTGTGTACGGAACTGCTGGGTAAGGGGCTTAGGCCGGTATTGTTCGGCGGGCCGATGGAGCGGGGAATTGGGCAGGAAGTAGCCCGCATGTGCAAAGGTCCTGTCCTTGATATGTCCGGTAAACTCAAGCTAGGGGAATTGATTGCTGTTGGGCAGTCTTTGCAGCTTTTTATTACCCCGGATACCGGCCCCATGCATCTGGCTGCATGGTCGGGATTAAAAGTACTCAATCTTTCTATGGGCAATGTGAACCCGTGGGAAACCGGACCGTATCAGAATGATCATTTTGTTCTGCGTTCCACTATGAGTTGCGCTCTTGGGTGTTGGTCCTGTACCCGAGATCAATTGTATTGCCATACTCCTTTTACTCCTTCTCGTATCGCCGTGGCAGCCAAACGCATAATTGTTGAAGACCGGGCCAGTTTACAGAAGATCAATATGCCCGGATTACGTATGTCTTTAACTGCGCGTAATGCTGATGGTTTATATCATTTGAACCAGTTGAGCGGTAGCAGGGCACAGGCCGGGGACTTATTGGGTAAGTTCTGGCAGCAGTATTTCGGAGCGGTTTTCGGTTTGTGGTCTACCGATGGTCCAAATCGTGCTTGGGCAGAGTTTGCTGCTCAAAAAACGGAGCTTGCCGGAAAGATGTCTAAACACCTACCGCTTTTAGGTAAAGAGTTCAGCCGCGGGTTGGCCCGCAGTGCTCCGTTGAATGATTCTTTTTGGAATTCATGTCCTTTAATTTTGCGGCAATTTACAGGTTTCATACAACTTTTTCTGCAAAATAATGATTACAGCCGCGAATCGTGGATCAGAGTCCTATCTTACTATGAACAGCTTGCCGCGATTCTTAGCAGCAGCTGA
- the fsa gene encoding fructose-6-phosphate aldolase, whose translation MEFFLDTANLEEIRKAKAQGLMDGVTTNPTLLSREGGDWRKQAEAICAEVEGPVSLEVVGESAEEMIREAEDLASFGDNVVIKVPMTNEGLVATESLYRKGVKTNVTLVFSPLQALLAAKAGATYVSPFVGRLDGIAHDGMELIRQIRTIFDNYDFPTKILVASIRHPMHVLDSALIGADVATIPYSVISQLAAHPLTDKGLAAFNADWEKLTK comes from the coding sequence ATGGAGTTCTTTCTGGATACTGCGAATCTTGAGGAGATAAGGAAGGCTAAGGCGCAAGGTTTGATGGATGGCGTAACAACCAATCCGACCCTGCTCTCCCGTGAGGGTGGAGACTGGCGGAAGCAGGCCGAAGCAATCTGCGCGGAAGTTGAAGGTCCGGTCAGTCTTGAGGTTGTTGGTGAGAGTGCCGAGGAAATGATCCGCGAGGCCGAAGATCTTGCTTCATTTGGCGATAATGTGGTTATCAAGGTACCCATGACCAACGAAGGTCTGGTAGCTACAGAAAGCCTTTATCGTAAAGGCGTAAAGACCAATGTTACCCTTGTTTTCTCGCCTTTGCAGGCTTTGCTGGCTGCCAAGGCCGGGGCCACTTATGTTAGTCCTTTTGTTGGCCGTCTGGATGGAATAGCTCATGATGGTATGGAACTTATCCGTCAGATACGCACTATCTTTGATAATTATGATTTCCCCACCAAGATTCTTGTGGCTTCGATTCGTCATCCCATGCATGTGCTGGATTCAGCTTTGATCGGTGCGGACGTGGCTACCATTCCGTACAGTGTAATTAGCCAGCTTGCCGCCCACCCCCTGACTGATAAGGGACTGGCTGCTTTTAATGCCGATTGGGAGAAGCTTACCAAGTAA
- the trpB gene encoding tryptophan synthase subunit beta, with the protein MTDNATINADGFFGEYGGQYVPEQLLPILNELAETYEKFRKDPEFIREFQYYLAKYSGRPTPLYLCSNLTEELGGAKIYLKREDLNHLGAHKVNNTIGQILLAKRMGKKKIIAETGAGQHGVATAATCALMGMKCTIVMGEVDMERQKLNVFRMRMMGADVVAAKSGQKTLKEAVDEALAAWIGDAENTFYLLGSAVGPHPYPMMVRDFQSVISKEAKQQCLEDEGRLPDYCIACVGGGSNAIGMFAEFIADESVKLIGVEPSGRGLEPGDHAATLCLGEPGVMHGFNSYMLKDEKGEPAPVYSISAGLDYPSVGPEHSHLKDLGRAEYVHASDKEATDAFFKLSQTEGIIPALESSHALAYALKLAPQLDKDKIIIVNLSGRGDKDVAQIEDMISNGELTLP; encoded by the coding sequence ATGACTGACAACGCAACTATCAATGCAGACGGCTTTTTTGGTGAATACGGCGGACAGTATGTTCCCGAACAGCTTCTTCCTATCCTGAACGAGCTGGCGGAAACATATGAAAAATTTAGAAAAGATCCTGAATTCATCAGAGAATTTCAGTACTATCTGGCAAAATACTCCGGCCGCCCCACTCCCCTCTATCTCTGCTCCAACCTCACCGAAGAACTCGGCGGTGCTAAGATCTATCTCAAGCGCGAAGACCTCAACCATCTCGGCGCCCACAAAGTAAACAACACCATCGGCCAGATCCTGCTGGCAAAACGTATGGGTAAGAAAAAAATCATCGCTGAAACCGGAGCCGGACAGCACGGTGTAGCTACTGCCGCAACCTGCGCGCTCATGGGTATGAAATGTACCATCGTCATGGGCGAAGTGGACATGGAACGCCAGAAACTGAACGTTTTCCGTATGCGTATGATGGGTGCGGATGTTGTTGCTGCAAAATCCGGACAGAAGACTCTCAAAGAAGCAGTAGACGAAGCGCTTGCCGCATGGATCGGTGATGCTGAAAACACTTTTTACCTGCTCGGTTCCGCGGTTGGACCCCACCCCTACCCGATGATGGTCCGCGACTTCCAGTCCGTGATCAGTAAAGAAGCCAAACAGCAGTGCCTTGAAGACGAAGGCCGTCTGCCTGATTACTGCATCGCCTGTGTGGGCGGCGGTTCCAACGCCATCGGCATGTTCGCAGAATTCATTGCAGATGAATCCGTCAAACTCATCGGTGTAGAACCTTCAGGACGCGGCCTTGAGCCGGGAGACCATGCAGCCACCCTTTGTCTTGGTGAACCTGGCGTAATGCACGGCTTCAACTCCTACATGCTCAAGGATGAAAAAGGCGAACCTGCTCCGGTCTACTCCATCTCCGCAGGTCTCGACTACCCCAGCGTAGGACCCGAGCATTCCCATCTTAAGGACCTCGGCCGCGCTGAATACGTCCATGCATCCGACAAGGAAGCCACTGATGCATTCTTCAAGCTCTCCCAGACTGAAGGTATCATCCCCGCACTCGAGTCCTCTCACGCGCTGGCCTACGCTCTCAAGCTGGCACCGCAGCTCGACAAGGACAAAATCATCATCGTCAACCTTTCCGGTCGCGGTGACAAAGACGTTGCCCAGATCGAAGACATGATCAGCAATGGCGAACTTACTTTGCCTTAA
- a CDS encoding YkgJ family cysteine cluster protein, with the protein MKNSLDEIIDSGLAHTYPFFEDHPEMIKLLRDMSMAVCADCASITPEMPQFPVLLAEKGLNLFGANFSAMLGQVQSLDPEFKVACTAGCSYCCSSHITVTPQEAFRIALHLAAECSEDDFVTLSEGCLAAAGDFVPGQLKEFAQDYFQPCPFLKDNQCSIYEVRPILCRNWISNDLEACKKSFNTKNKVTVSQNALIMVQKDLVFTGQQAYLAGFGIEGGIGSFMPMMSQILTDFEGTYAKWLSGEKLNGQM; encoded by the coding sequence ATGAAAAACAGTCTGGATGAAATCATCGATAGCGGTCTTGCTCATACTTATCCTTTTTTTGAAGATCACCCGGAAATGATTAAGTTGTTGCGGGATATGAGCATGGCGGTGTGCGCTGATTGCGCAAGTATTACTCCCGAAATGCCGCAGTTTCCTGTTTTACTGGCTGAAAAAGGGCTTAACCTGTTCGGTGCAAATTTCAGTGCCATGCTGGGGCAGGTCCAGAGTCTGGACCCTGAATTCAAAGTAGCCTGTACAGCCGGATGTTCTTACTGTTGCTCCTCCCACATCACAGTAACCCCGCAAGAAGCGTTTCGTATCGCTCTCCACCTGGCGGCTGAGTGTTCTGAAGATGATTTTGTCACGTTGAGCGAGGGGTGTCTGGCCGCTGCCGGTGATTTCGTTCCCGGTCAGCTTAAAGAATTTGCCCAAGACTATTTTCAGCCCTGTCCGTTTTTAAAAGACAACCAATGCTCTATTTATGAAGTGCGGCCCATCCTTTGCCGTAACTGGATTTCAAATGATCTTGAGGCCTGCAAAAAAAGTTTCAACACGAAAAATAAAGTCACGGTTTCGCAGAATGCGTTGATCATGGTCCAGAAGGATCTGGTCTTTACCGGGCAGCAAGCCTACCTTGCAGGATTCGGTATTGAGGGCGGCATTGGATCATTCATGCCTATGATGTCTCAGATCCTTACCGATTTTGAAGGAACTTACGCCAAATGGCTTTCAGGTGAGAAGTTGAATGGCCAAATGTAA
- a CDS encoding bile acid:sodium symporter family protein: MIGILCRSIERHFLLLAVVLSCVAFLEPALFTWLKPHIALSLGIIMFGMGLTLDFSDFAAAIRNYKAVGLGVLLQYTVMPALAVGLSAQFGLPQEALIGMIVVGACPGGTASNVIAHLAKANVALSVTMTLVSTCLAPLLTPLIIYVILNQQIEIPFLPMVKSVFWIVIFPLVDGLILRRFLRSRLDPLLHIFPSISIIVISMLIACIIGLNHDMLASFPLLVFVAVILHNAGGLGAGYGVGRLSGFSHRESVTIAIEVGMQNSGLGVALATKYFGIASALPGALFSLWHNISGILLASRNRVFSSGEKNEKQSG, encoded by the coding sequence ATGATTGGTATTTTATGTCGCTCTATAGAAAGACATTTTCTTTTGCTGGCAGTTGTTTTGAGCTGTGTTGCTTTTCTGGAGCCGGCTTTATTTACATGGCTTAAGCCCCATATTGCCCTCAGTCTGGGCATAATCATGTTTGGTATGGGACTGACTCTTGACTTCAGTGATTTTGCTGCGGCGATTAGAAACTATAAAGCGGTAGGCCTCGGTGTTCTGCTGCAGTATACGGTCATGCCTGCTCTGGCGGTGGGGCTTTCAGCTCAATTTGGATTGCCGCAGGAAGCTTTGATTGGAATGATAGTGGTCGGCGCCTGTCCCGGCGGTACGGCATCAAATGTAATTGCGCATCTGGCGAAGGCTAATGTGGCTCTTTCGGTTACCATGACTCTTGTTTCCACTTGTCTAGCGCCGCTCCTGACCCCGCTGATTATCTATGTCATCCTTAACCAGCAGATTGAAATTCCATTTCTGCCTATGGTTAAATCCGTATTTTGGATTGTCATTTTTCCGCTTGTGGATGGTCTGATTTTACGCAGATTTTTACGCAGCAGACTTGATCCATTGCTGCATATTTTCCCTTCCATCTCAATCATTGTAATCTCCATGTTGATCGCCTGCATTATCGGTTTAAACCATGATATGCTGGCTTCTTTTCCGCTTCTTGTTTTCGTTGCGGTTATCCTGCACAATGCGGGTGGACTGGGGGCCGGGTACGGTGTCGGCAGGCTGTCCGGATTCAGTCACCGCGAAAGCGTTACCATCGCTATTGAAGTGGGGATGCAGAATTCCGGTCTTGGAGTAGCCTTGGCGACTAAATATTTTGGTATTGCGAGTGCTTTGCCCGGGGCTTTGTTCAGCCTCTGGCACAATATTTCGGGGATATTGCTCGCGAGCCGTAACCGAGTATTTTCTTCAGGAGAGAAGAATGAAAAACAGTCTGGATGA
- a CDS encoding DUF2156 domain-containing protein: MSYSTTQPGLKHALIKSIGYISWLEVKKFLHGKSAVVLSDPVTGPDHQLLLIKKLEEHLGQITLVQISKTLAETLFNEGYSVYQIGVETELDIQSFSLSGKRKSSLRQWNNKGRKSGLTVEEKRLSEVNRQEINRLCQDWLNNKGRKEFSFLTRPLPESNEEGVRFFWARINGKLLALAGFDPIYSEGEIIGYYHNFDRLCSEAVNGTSAFTLLQAMEKFRSEGKKFISLGLSPLSGMEQGYTLSGPLQKLAGLFYEFGEKVYPFKGNDRHKSKFCGRRQKVYVASNAGWFNTMMAATTACGLEL, translated from the coding sequence ATGTCCTACTCGACAACACAGCCGGGGTTGAAGCATGCCCTGATCAAATCCATCGGCTACATTTCATGGCTGGAGGTAAAAAAATTCCTGCATGGCAAAAGCGCAGTTGTTCTGTCTGATCCTGTAACCGGCCCGGACCACCAATTACTTCTTATAAAAAAACTTGAAGAACATCTGGGACAGATAACGCTGGTACAAATTAGTAAAACTTTAGCTGAAACACTTTTTAATGAAGGATATAGCGTTTACCAGATTGGTGTGGAAACCGAACTGGACATACAGTCATTTTCATTGAGCGGAAAGCGCAAAAGTTCACTCCGACAGTGGAACAACAAAGGACGAAAGTCCGGCCTTACAGTAGAAGAAAAGAGACTTTCAGAAGTAAATCGACAGGAAATCAACAGACTATGTCAGGACTGGCTTAACAACAAAGGAAGAAAGGAATTTTCGTTTCTGACGCGCCCTCTGCCTGAAAGCAATGAAGAGGGAGTCCGTTTTTTCTGGGCCAGAATAAACGGAAAACTGCTGGCTCTTGCCGGATTTGACCCCATATACTCTGAAGGAGAAATTATCGGTTATTACCATAACTTCGACAGGTTATGTTCAGAGGCGGTGAACGGAACTTCTGCCTTCACTCTTCTTCAGGCTATGGAAAAATTTCGTTCAGAAGGCAAAAAATTCATTAGCCTTGGACTTTCACCGTTATCCGGTATGGAACAGGGATACACCCTTTCAGGACCTTTGCAAAAGCTTGCAGGGCTTTTCTATGAATTCGGTGAAAAAGTTTATCCGTTCAAAGGGAATGACAGGCACAAATCTAAATTCTGCGGCAGAAGACAGAAAGTATATGTAGCGAGTAATGCAGGCTGGTTCAATACCATGATGGCAGCAACAACTGCGTGCGGACTGGAGCTGTAA
- a CDS encoding Hpt domain-containing protein → MISGENAGQDLFIINDDLRELIPHFVVHQFDELQQMESSLEAGDLKEVGRLGHSLKGAAANFCLDPLSRLGTAIQDVSKLGLEDALKPLVKKYRFYLDELKLQVS, encoded by the coding sequence ATGATTTCTGGAGAGAACGCAGGACAAGACTTGTTTATCATCAATGATGATCTTAGAGAATTGATCCCGCATTTTGTAGTCCATCAGTTTGACGAGTTGCAGCAGATGGAAAGCAGCCTTGAGGCTGGAGATTTGAAAGAAGTTGGAAGGCTTGGGCATAGCCTGAAAGGTGCAGCTGCCAATTTTTGTCTTGATCCGCTTTCCCGTCTGGGAACGGCAATTCAGGATGTTTCCAAGCTGGGATTGGAAGATGCTCTTAAACCGTTAGTAAAGAAATACCGTTTTTACCTTGATGAATTGAAGCTACAGGTTAGCTGA
- a CDS encoding response regulator, which translates to MAIFFRIKRRITLGLVGLLAAILLPLGYVFSELYHAEIINSIESKGRAVASLVAFSSSEAILNFQNYELEELVQNVCSGEDVVSCAVFGQSGAVISQFQETNDGKKAGNVFYVEKRILKDGEYLGHVRVGIWDNSHAQNFSFILTYILPLLFGVALIGGACLRLFIGRTVISPVIRLSEQAKLAEQGEMVVFEGGDRDDEIGSLSSSLEHLNSKLVQIQSELDQKVSERTAAISKVNHKLKDEVEIRRRAEKDLNAALENLSFTVRELEKSKDKSEKASQFKSQFLAMISHEIRTPMNAILGMGDLLLGTELDPEQMGYVEIFRGSGELLLKIINDILDFVQIESGQIELVPVPFDPSQDVQSVCKSVAHSAHARDIEVICDVAQGVPAQVVGDPVRVRQVLMNIVSNAVKYTSSGEVEVCLSAEESGEDFERLLFTVRDTGIGIPEGQRESLFEGFVQADGLASREYGGVGLGLAAASRLAVLMDGEIRFESESGKGSIFYFSIPFKKSLYEPLRSVADFSGTRVLLVDDNYTVREVLARRLQSFGIDAVMASNGPEGLDYLVAAAASDNAYDLLFVDSDMPDITGVDFLSKAQQKGGLPSRVAVMFSAGCTEEERQNARLVGADYTLIKPVFDADLIRCLASVGDSSKDRHRAGKGLNILLVEDNDNHRKILELFILDTGADITVAVDGLQALELFKDNSYDLVFMDLELPVMDGISAVKRMREVELNSERQKSIIVAIAARAYSSNRTDSAQAGCDGFISKPVKWDTIRSTVSAVAAKGDLPEDIILE; encoded by the coding sequence ATGGCTATTTTTTTCAGGATAAAGCGTAGGATTACCTTGGGACTGGTGGGGTTGCTGGCAGCAATCCTGTTGCCGCTTGGTTATGTTTTTAGTGAATTATATCATGCAGAAATTATAAATTCCATTGAGTCCAAGGGACGTGCAGTGGCTTCTCTGGTTGCTTTTTCAAGCAGCGAGGCAATCCTGAACTTTCAGAATTATGAGCTTGAAGAATTGGTACAGAATGTCTGCTCTGGTGAGGATGTTGTTTCGTGTGCCGTATTCGGTCAGTCCGGGGCTGTGATCAGTCAGTTTCAGGAAACGAATGACGGAAAAAAAGCTGGCAATGTCTTTTATGTAGAAAAAAGGATTCTGAAAGATGGCGAATATTTAGGTCATGTTCGTGTTGGGATTTGGGATAACAGTCATGCGCAAAATTTCTCTTTTATTCTAACTTATATCCTTCCTTTGCTTTTTGGTGTTGCATTGATTGGAGGCGCGTGTCTGCGGTTATTTATAGGCAGGACTGTTATTTCTCCAGTGATCAGGCTTTCGGAGCAGGCAAAGCTTGCTGAACAAGGCGAAATGGTTGTTTTTGAAGGTGGGGACAGGGATGATGAGATAGGAAGCCTCAGCAGCTCTCTTGAGCATCTTAATTCTAAGCTTGTCCAAATCCAATCTGAATTAGATCAAAAGGTAAGTGAGCGTACTGCAGCTATCAGTAAAGTTAATCATAAACTTAAGGATGAAGTTGAAATTCGGCGCAGAGCAGAAAAGGATTTGAATGCTGCTCTTGAGAATCTTTCCTTTACCGTTCGCGAATTGGAGAAATCGAAGGATAAATCTGAAAAAGCCAGTCAGTTTAAGAGCCAGTTTTTAGCAATGATAAGTCATGAGATCAGGACTCCCATGAATGCCATACTCGGTATGGGGGATTTGTTGCTTGGCACTGAACTTGATCCTGAACAGATGGGGTATGTCGAAATTTTCAGGGGTTCAGGAGAACTGCTGCTCAAGATTATCAATGATATTCTTGACTTTGTGCAGATTGAATCCGGTCAGATTGAATTGGTTCCCGTGCCATTTGATCCTTCTCAGGACGTACAGAGTGTATGTAAAAGCGTGGCCCATTCCGCGCATGCACGAGATATTGAAGTTATTTGTGACGTGGCACAGGGGGTCCCTGCACAGGTGGTAGGTGATCCGGTTCGTGTTCGTCAGGTTCTGATGAACATTGTTTCCAATGCCGTTAAGTATACCTCAAGTGGTGAGGTTGAGGTTTGCCTGAGTGCTGAAGAGTCTGGTGAAGACTTTGAACGTTTGCTTTTTACTGTGCGTGATACCGGGATTGGAATCCCCGAAGGTCAGCGTGAAAGCCTTTTTGAAGGTTTCGTTCAGGCTGACGGTTTAGCTTCCCGGGAGTACGGCGGAGTTGGATTGGGGCTGGCAGCAGCTTCACGTCTGGCGGTTCTCATGGATGGCGAAATTCGTTTTGAGAGTGAAAGCGGTAAAGGAAGTATTTTTTATTTTTCTATTCCTTTTAAAAAGTCCTTATACGAGCCATTGCGCAGCGTAGCTGATTTTTCCGGTACGCGCGTATTGCTTGTTGATGATAATTATACTGTACGCGAGGTTCTCGCCAGAAGGCTGCAATCCTTCGGAATCGATGCGGTTATGGCCTCCAACGGTCCCGAGGGACTTGACTATCTGGTGGCTGCGGCAGCCTCCGATAATGCTTACGACCTACTGTTTGTCGATAGTGATATGCCAGACATTACGGGGGTTGACTTCCTTTCAAAAGCACAGCAGAAAGGGGGGCTTCCCAGTCGCGTGGCAGTGATGTTCTCTGCCGGATGTACAGAAGAAGAGCGACAGAATGCCAGACTTGTCGGAGCGGATTATACCTTGATCAAGCCTGTTTTTGATGCTGATCTGATCCGCTGCCTTGCTTCTGTGGGGGATTCTTCCAAGGATAGGCATAGAGCCGGAAAGGGGCTCAATATTTTGCTGGTGGAAGATAATGATAACCACCGTAAAATTTTGGAACTTTTCATCCTTGATACCGGTGCGGACATAACTGTTGCAGTAGACGGGTTGCAGGCTTTGGAACTTTTTAAAGACAATAGCTACGATCTGGTCTTTATGGATTTGGAGCTTCCTGTGATGGATGGAATCTCAGCCGTAAAGCGCATGCGTGAAGTTGAATTAAACAGCGAAAGGCAAAAATCTATAATTGTAGCTATTGCCGCCAGAGCATACAGTTCCAACCGGACGGATTCGGCACAGGCAGGATGTGACGGATTCATTTCCAAACCGGTAAAATGGGATACCATTAGATCCACTGTCTCGGCTGTTGCCGCTAAAGGTGATCTACCTGAAGATATTATTCTGGAGTAA
- a CDS encoding BMP family lipoprotein → MSRAKVYIGMVLFLLILISCLGNSSICRAETMKIGFVASGDTINDNSFNEMVASGLRRLQKDRHVDLVVRRGGFTVDSVAHAIRSTIGEGAGIVVVNSMPAGNRFGEIALDHPKVVFIFNDSNVDGYSNVISIDYAHASGSCLVGALCAWQTKTGKIGFIGGNELPVIKDFLKGFSRGVELSGKDVEVDVKFVRRGNAEKGFEDPQQANALALKMYGAGADIIYAVAGLSGNGIIQAGRETGNLVVGVDSDQDHLAKGTVLTSMMKRLDVAVYKECLAVMDGNFTPGRKAYGLADGGVGLTEMKYSKHLISSEVLRLLDVLRKDLISGKIKVEPSAQ, encoded by the coding sequence ATGAGTAGGGCAAAAGTATATATTGGAATGGTTTTATTCCTGCTTATACTTATTTCCTGTTTGGGAAATAGTTCTATTTGCCGTGCTGAAACTATGAAAATCGGTTTTGTCGCTTCCGGCGATACCATCAATGACAACTCTTTCAACGAGATGGTTGCTTCAGGTTTGCGGCGGCTTCAAAAAGACAGACATGTTGATCTGGTCGTCCGTAGGGGAGGTTTTACTGTAGATTCGGTTGCGCATGCTATTAGATCAACAATCGGCGAAGGTGCTGGGATTGTAGTAGTTAACAGTATGCCTGCAGGAAACCGCTTCGGGGAAATAGCCCTTGATCATCCCAAGGTTGTTTTCATTTTCAATGATTCCAATGTTGATGGGTATTCAAATGTTATTTCAATTGATTACGCTCATGCTTCAGGTTCCTGTCTGGTCGGAGCATTATGCGCTTGGCAGACAAAAACCGGTAAAATAGGATTTATCGGTGGAAATGAGCTGCCCGTAATCAAGGACTTTTTAAAAGGGTTTAGCCGGGGTGTGGAACTTTCCGGCAAGGATGTTGAAGTTGATGTTAAGTTCGTTCGCAGGGGAAATGCCGAGAAAGGTTTTGAAGATCCGCAGCAGGCTAATGCACTTGCTTTGAAGATGTACGGGGCGGGGGCAGATATCATTTATGCTGTTGCGGGCCTTTCAGGTAACGGCATAATTCAGGCCGGACGCGAGACCGGTAATCTGGTTGTGGGTGTTGATTCTGATCAGGATCATCTTGCCAAAGGAACGGTCCTGACCAGTATGATGAAGAGGCTTGATGTGGCCGTATACAAGGAATGTCTTGCAGTTATGGATGGGAACTTTACACCGGGGCGTAAAGCATATGGCCTTGCTGACGGCGGTGTTGGTTTGACTGAAATGAAATATAGTAAGCATCTGATTTCTAGTGAAGTTCTTCGTCTGCTTGATGTTTTGAGGAAGGATCTTATTTCAGGTAAAATCAAGGTGGAACCTTCAGCTCAGTAA